GCTCAGGCGGCTCATGGGATAATTGTGCCTCGGCTCGCCCTTCTGGACCGAGGCGAAGCGGCGCGGCGGGTGGCGCGCCGGGTGCAGGCCTTTTGCCGGCCGGTCGAGCGGCAGGCTGAGGCAGAAGCTGATGCCCTCGCGCACCTCGGCGACCGCGCTGCGCACCCGCTCCGGGGTCAGCAGGTTGAGTCGGCCGCGCTGGTCGTCCTCGCCGAACTCGCCCCAGTTCGACCCCTCGGGCCTGACCTTCCAGCGCTGCGCCATGGCGCCCTCCCGCGGCCCGCTATCGTCCCTTGAACGCGGCCTTGCGTTTCGCGACGAAGGCGCCGACGCCCTCGGCGAAGTCCTCGGTCGCGGCCGAGGCCGCGAAGCTCTCGGCCTCGAGGCTGAGCTGTTCCTCCAGGCTCCGGTCGAAGGATTCGGCCAGCAGCGCCTTGGTCCGGCCGAGCGCCGCCGTCGGCCCCTCGGCGAGGCGTTTCGCCAGACCGGCGGTCTCCGGCTCGAGCGCGCCGGGCGGCACGACCCAGTTGATGATGCCCAGCTTCTTGGCCCGGGAGGCCGAGAAGCGGTCGCCCAGCAGGGCGATCTCCATGGCCTTACGCAGGCCGACGATGCGCGGCAGGTGGTAGGTGGCGCCGCCGTCGGGGCTCGTGCCGATCAGGCTGTAGGCCAGGGTGAAGTAGGAGTCCTCTGCGGCGACCGCGAGGTCGGCCGCCAGCACCAGGCTGAGCCCGAAACCCGCCGCGGCGCCCTGCACGCTGACCAGCACCGGCTTCGGCATGCGCCTCAGGCAGACGATGGCGGGGTGGAGGCGATGGATCAGGTCTTCGAAATGACGGCGGCGCGCTTCGGGCGGCTGATGCAGGTTTTCGCTGAAGGCTTTGAGGTCGCCGCCGGCCATGAAGTGATCGCCCGCGCCGCGGATCACCAAGCAGCGAACCGCCGGGTCCCGCTCGATCTCGGGCAGGGCCGCGAGCAGCCCGTCGATCATCTCCGGGTTCAGCGCGTTGAGCGAGTCCGGGCGGTTGAGCGTAAGCCAGGCGACGCCGTCAGCGACCTCGCTCAGGACAGTCTCGTTCATGGCGTCGAACATCTCCTCGGTTTTCCCGAAAGACGCGGGCCGGGGCAGCGGACGATGGAGAATGGCGTGCCCTCCCGCCAAAGCGGAGGACGCAACCATAGCCCGAAGCGGGGCATCCAGGGTATCGAAAGCTGCGGCCGTGGCCATGGAGCCCGGGCCGCGTGCCCGGGTCCGGTTCTAGAGGCCGGCCTTGGCGAAGAGGTCGTCGAGCAGCGGGTCGACGCTGGGCGAGTTCTTCTTGATGAAGGCCAGGAGCTTGCGCTCGTTCTCGTGCAGCGTGTCGTCGCGGTTGATCCGCTCGCTGAGCCAGCGCGCCTCCTCGTGATCGATCGCTTCGCGCGACAGCGCCTCGCTGACTCGTGCGGCCTCGCGCTCGCGCTCGAGCTTGGCGGCGCGGTTGCCGAAGATGTCCGCCTCCGCCATGGCCTCGCGCACGGGCACGTCGCCGGACCCCAGGGCCTTGCCCATCTGGCCGAGCAGGCGGCCGACGCCGCGCCGGTCCTTGAGCCAGGCCTCGCGGCGCAGGGCCTCGTCGGCGTCGGGGACGACCGGCGCGCCGCGCGGGAACATCAGGTGGTTGGCGATGGCCTTGACGAAGAGGTCGCTCCAGCTGGGCGCGTTCTCGGCCGTAATCGTGGCGTCGTTGAGGTCGAACATGAGCTCGGCTTCGGTCCGTGTGACGGTCAGGCCGCCGCCGCTGGCGCCGGCGTAGATCACCTTGCGGATGATCTCGACGTCGGCCGGGCTGATCACTGCCGGCGGCCGGTTCGAACCATAGGCCGCGGTCTCCGGCCGCAGCACGCTCTCGCCTACCGCCTCCAGGACGAAGACAGCGAGCTGCTCCGGGCAGGACTTGGCCCAGTGGATCACGTTGATCAGCAGCTCGAGCTCGCTGCTGTCGTCGACCCGGCCGTCGCTCGCGATGTTCTCGATCAGGAAGTCGCCCAGCTCCTGGTCGACGTAGCCCTTGGGCTTGGCCTGCCAGACGAAGAAATCCGTCAGCGCGTCGACGTAGAACTGGGTCCAGGCGGGGTCCTTGGTGCTGCAGGCGTGGTCGAGACGGAACACGTCCCGCGCCTCCCTGGGATCGACCAGGCTGTCGTGAAAGACCTCGCGACGCAGCCTGAGCACGTCGTCGGCCGTGATCGAGCCTGTGGCGGCGATTTCCTCGACAAGGGCGGAGGAGGTCAGGGTGTCGCTCATGTCAGCGCCTCTCTGGGGTTGCGGGCGAACGCGCCGCCAAGTCTTAACCATTCGCACAGTTTCGCTAAGATTCCGCTAAGCGGGCCAGTAAGCGGGCGGGGCCGGCGGCTCGGCTTGAAGGCACCCCCGCGCTTACCCACATAGGTCTAGACGGCGCCATTCTGGGCCGTCTGCGGTGCCGGAGGCCTCGTTGAGGGTTCGGTTCGCATCGGTGAAACGACAGCCCTTGCTCAAGGCGGAGGAGGATGCTGGGCATGACCCGATTGTCGCTCTTCAACAGCCCCCTGTTTCTCGGTTTCGACCAGGTCGAAGCTGCCCTCGACCGTGTGTCCAAGCACGGCGCGGACGGCTACCCGCCCTACAACGTCGAGCAGCTGGGTGAGAATCGCCTCAAGATCACCCTGGCCGTGGCCGGCTTCTCTTCCGAAGACCTGCAAGTCCAGATCGAGGACAATCAGCTCATGATCAGGGGCCGGCAGGCCGATGACCCGGAGCGGGTCTACCTTCACCGCGGCATCGCCGCGCGACAGTTTCAGCGCTCCTTTGTCCTGGCCGAGGGCATCGAGGTGATCGGCGCGTCGCTGGAGAACGGTCTGCTCAGCATCGAGCTCGAGCGGCCGCTCACGGAGCCGCAGGTCCGCACGATCGACATCGTGTCGTCCGCGGGCAGCGGCCGCGCCGAGGTCATCGACGGCAAGGCGAAGGCGGCGCCCAGGAAGTCGGGCGCCAAGACCGCCTGAGCGGATCTCCAGGCGATCATTCCAAGGAGGAGACCATGCGCGAATCGACGCAGACCCCCCAGTTCTCCCAGCAGGACTTCCGGGTGCTCGGCATGAACGACCTCGCTTACGTCCGGAGCATCAAGGTCGATGGAGCCAGCGCCTTCGCGGTCCACGCGGCCGACGGCCGGCAGGTCGCAGTCCTACCCACCCGGGAGCAGGCCTATGCGGCCGTCCTTCAGCATGAAATGACTCCCGTTGAAGTGAACTGATCGGGGGCCTTCCGCAAACTGTCGAAAACGCCCTCGCGCCGCTTTAGGGCCTGTTGACATTCACGGCGCGCTCCTGGCGGGAGCGGATTTGCGCCGGAGCCAGGAGCGGGAGGCGCCGTGGGTTGGGCCCCACAAGGCCTTCCGCGACGCCGCCCCGGCGCAAACGCGCCCCGTCCCGAAGGGATCCGGCGCAATCAGCCCGCTGCCGCGTTGCTCCCGGAAACTGAGACTGGGGTCGAATATGCTCTGCATGTCATTCCTCCTCGCGCCTAACAGCAGGCCGATTTCACTCGGACCAGGAGCGCGCCCTGAATGACAACAGGCCCTAGGCGGCGTGGCTAGTGCTGGCTTCGGTAAGCAGCGCGTAGAGCGCCTCGGACTTGTCGGTGCCGCGCAGCTTCTCGCAGATCGCGGCGTCACGCAGGAGGCGGGACACGCGGGCCAGGGCCTTCAAGTGGTCCGCGCCGGCGGTCTCGGGCGCCAGCAGCAGGCAGATCAGGTCAACCGGCTGCTCGTCGATCGCATCGAAATCGATCGGTTTGTCGAGGCGTGCAAAGAGCGCGTAGAGGCGGTCGAGGCCCGGCAGCTTGCCGTGAGGAATGGCGATGCCGTTACCGACGCCGGTGGTGCCCAGGCGCTCGCGTTCGATCAGGACCTCGAAAATCGAGCGCTCCGGCTGCCCCGTCAGGTCGGCCGCCCGCTTCGCCAGCTCCTGCAGCGCCTGCTTCTTGCTGGTGACGTGCAGCTTGGCCACGACCCCTTGCGGGACGATTAGATCGCGAATTTCCATTCCGCACCCTTAGACCTGTGAAAGGTTACGAGCGGCGATTACCGCGGGGGTCGAGCCAGCCGATGTTTCCATCGCGGCGCCGGTAGACCATGTTGAGGCCGCCATGGGCCGGGTTCCGGAACATCAAGGCCGACTGGTCCGACAGATCCATGCGCATCACCGCCTCGCTGACAGTCAGGCTGGGGATCTCGGTCGTCATCTCGGCGATGACCATGGGCTGGTCCGGGGTTTCGCCCTGGCTTTCCGGCGAGTCCGACTCCTCGTCCAGGTCGGCCAAAATGTACTGCTGCGCCGGCAGCGTTTCATCGTCGATCTGCGCCGGCGGCTTGTGGTGATCGCGCAGGCGCCGCTTGTGGCGCCGCAGCCGCTTGGAGAGGCGGTCGGCCGCCACGTCGAAAGCGGGGTAGGGATCATCGGCCTCGCCGTGCGCCTCGAGCAGGATGTTGCGGCCGACATGCGCCGAAATCTGCGTGCGATAGCCGTGCGCCTCGCGGGCGAAGGTGACCCGTGCCTCGATGGCGTCCCCGAAATACTTGCCCAGCATACGGTTCAGGCTGTCGTCCACGTGGTCGCGTAGGACCTGGCCGACATCGAGCTGTTTACCTTTTACGGTGAGCTGCATCGATTCAGTTTTCGGGCGTCCAAGAGACCGTTGCCGCCCCGTTTCCCTGGCGCCCGAAGGCGCTCCCGGTCGGCGGTGCGGCGGACCATAGGCACGCCCTCCCTGCAAGTCAATAGCACCAGCTGACCGACCATCCTGGTGCTCCATCGAGGCCGGCGCAAGGGCCTTGAGGCCTTCGTCGGCGCCTCTGTCCGGGACTAGAGGCGCCGGCATTTCAGGCGCCGCCTTTGGGAGGACGAGGGGATCCGCAGGGCCTCTCGGTACTTCGCGACGGTTCTCCGCGCGATCTCGATGCCGTCCTTGCGCAGCTGGCTGACCAGGGCTTCGTCGGACATCGGCTTCTTGGGGTCTTCCGCCTCGATCAGCTGCTTGATCCGGTGCCGCACAGATTCGGCGGCGTGAGCCGCCCCGGTCTCGGTCGCGGTGATCGACGCGCTGAAGAAGTACTTGAGCTCGAAGGTGCCGCGCGGCGTCGCTATAAACTTGTTCGAGGTGACCCGGCTCACCGTCGACTCGTGCATCTCGATCTCGGCCGCGACGTCGCGCAGGGTCAAGGGACGCAGGTGCGTGACCCCCTTGTGGAAGAAGGCATCCTGCTGGCGCACGATCTCCGAGGCGACCTTCAGGATCGTCGTGGCCCTC
The Kiloniellales bacterium DNA segment above includes these coding regions:
- a CDS encoding enoyl-CoA hydratase-related protein, which codes for MNETVLSEVADGVAWLTLNRPDSLNALNPEMIDGLLAALPEIERDPAVRCLVIRGAGDHFMAGGDLKAFSENLHQPPEARRRHFEDLIHRLHPAIVCLRRMPKPVLVSVQGAAAGFGLSLVLAADLAVAAEDSYFTLAYSLIGTSPDGGATYHLPRIVGLRKAMEIALLGDRFSASRAKKLGIINWVVPPGALEPETAGLAKRLAEGPTAALGRTKALLAESFDRSLEEQLSLEAESFAASAATEDFAEGVGAFVAKRKAAFKGR
- a CDS encoding Hsp20 family protein; its protein translation is MTRLSLFNSPLFLGFDQVEAALDRVSKHGADGYPPYNVEQLGENRLKITLAVAGFSSEDLQVQIEDNQLMIRGRQADDPERVYLHRGIAARQFQRSFVLAEGIEVIGASLENGLLSIELERPLTEPQVRTIDIVSSAGSGRAEVIDGKAKAAPRKSGAKTA
- the ptsN gene encoding PTS IIA-like nitrogen regulatory protein PtsN is translated as MEIRDLIVPQGVVAKLHVTSKKQALQELAKRAADLTGQPERSIFEVLIERERLGTTGVGNGIAIPHGKLPGLDRLYALFARLDKPIDFDAIDEQPVDLICLLLAPETAGADHLKALARVSRLLRDAAICEKLRGTDKSEALYALLTEASTSHAA
- a CDS encoding DUF1150 family protein; this translates as MRESTQTPQFSQQDFRVLGMNDLAYVRSIKVDGASAFAVHAADGRQVAVLPTREQAYAAVLQHEMTPVEVN
- the raiA gene encoding ribosome-associated translation inhibitor RaiA, which gives rise to MQLTVKGKQLDVGQVLRDHVDDSLNRMLGKYFGDAIEARVTFAREAHGYRTQISAHVGRNILLEAHGEADDPYPAFDVAADRLSKRLRRHKRRLRDHHKPPAQIDDETLPAQQYILADLDEESDSPESQGETPDQPMVIAEMTTEIPSLTVSEAVMRMDLSDQSALMFRNPAHGGLNMVYRRRDGNIGWLDPRGNRRS